The sequence TCAGAGCTATTTTGACTACATGATCTTTACCGAAGGAGATCCGCTGGTGCCATGAGTATGAAGCAATCGCATATCATTCTCATCATCTCTGGATTGTTGCTGTGGTCGTGCATGGAACAGGTGGCGCTTTTCGAGATACCTACCCCTGAGGATACCACTCCGCGGGTCGGTAATTTCTATGCCGTCAACATTTTCGAAGATCACATCACCAATGAGCTATGGTTCTCAGAGGAACCGAAATGCCTACAAGTCAAATCCCAGACCGAGCATGTCTTCTCTGGAGAAGGAGCTCTTCATATCCAATGGGATAAGGGAGCTGGCGATTGCGAGTGGTTGGGTGTGGGCATAGGTTGGAACAATTGGTCCGGTAAGAACCTAGGCTCCATCTATGATATTTCTGCATTGCAGTTCTGGGTCAGAACAGAAGGCAGGCCCATGAAATCCATCCCTGGCGCTATTGGATTAGAAGATCATGGAGGTGCTCAGGCATGGGTAGGATTCAGCCGCAAGATGATCCAAGCAGATCAGATCGATGAGAACTGGACTCAAGTGACCATTCCGATCCTCGCATTCAATTGGAAAGAACAAGAAGCCGATGTGTCCAATTTGAAGCAAGTCATCATTCAGTTCGAAGCCAGTGGAGATATGTATCTCGACCAGATGCAGATCGTTGAGAGCGACCTTCAACTGAGAAGTAGAGCAGAGGCATATTACTTCGAGACGGATAGATCTCAAAAAGAAGTCACCGAACTATTCGATGCCGGAATGACCTCGGCCCAGATAGAAGATGACCGCATCATGATTGCTGTTGATCCGTCAGGCGTGCATGTAGTCACCGATATCACCGATGATACTCCCTTGCAGAATAGACAGAAAGAAGCAGAAGTTTGGAATGGCGATGCCCTTGAGATTGCGTTCTCTTTTGACCCTTCGGCAGATGTCGGTCGAGCTTATTATCGCACTACTGACCGCCAGATAGGTATCAGAGCCACTCAAGAAGCTCATATCTGGGACTGGAAAAGAAGCAAGAGCCTGAACGGAACATTTGAGGCGACCACCACTGAATCAGGCTACAGGACCTACACCTTTTTGAGCTATGAGGAATTGGAGATGATACCCTTCGAACCCGGTCAGATCTATGGTCTGGAGATAGCTGTAGATAAAGGGACGAATGAGGGCCGGGTCATCCAGAATCGCTGGAACAATCCCGATGCAGAAGGATTCCATACCAATCCATCGCTATGGGGTGAGATGAAGATCGTTCAACCCGAAGGACTATGATAAATCGCATTCCAAAGCATATCGCATTATTTGTCGTTCTATTCCAACTTGTTGGATGTACCGTTCAGAAGACCTTCGCCCAAGAAGGAGAAACTGATCGAATCGATCGTTTGATCTCCGCAATGACCATCGAAGAGAAAGTGGGTCAGATGACCCAGCTCAATATCGATGTCATCTCTAAAGGAGAGATATACAACCTCGCGGAACCGCATGAGTTGGATGAAGGGAAATTGAGACATGCCATTGTAGATAAGCATGTAGGTTCTCTACTCAATGTAGGTGGACATGCCTATTCGCTGGACCACTGGCAAGACATTATCACTGATATCCAGAAGATGGCCGTCAAAAAAGGCAGTCACGGCATACCCATCGTTTACGGCATCGATGCCATACATGGAGCCAATTATCTCTTAGAGGGAACTTTACTACCACAACCTTTGGCACAAGCTGCCACTTGGAATCCGGATTTGGTCAGAGAAGGAGCTCGTATCACTGCCTATGAGACCAGAGCGTCTGGTATACCTTGGAATTTCTCACCAGTACTTGATCTGGGTCGACAGCCTCTTTGGTCTCGCATTTTCGAGACCTACGGTGAAGATGTACATCTGGCCACTGAGATGGGAGAAGCTGCCATCAGAGGCTATCAGGGAGATGATCCCGCGCACCCTGAACGGGTAGCCGCATGTATGAAGCACTTTCTAGGCTACAGTTGGCCCTTCAGTGGCAAGGACCGTACTCCTGTCTATATACACGAGAGGCAATTGCGGGAATATTACCTCCCTACTTTCGAGAGAGCGATTGAAGCCAATGCACTAAGCGTCATGATCAATTCGGGAGAACTCAACGGGATACCTGTACATGCTGATCATGACATATTGACCACCTTGTTACGTGACGAACTCGGCTTTGACGGAGTGGCCGTCACAGATTGGGAGGACATCATGAAATTGAGGGACAATCACTGGGTAGCGGTCGATTTGAAGGAAGCTGTCTATATGGCCGTCATGGCGGGTATAGACATGAGCATGACCCCCAATGACTATTCCTTTACCGATCTACTGATCGAGTTGGTCAATGAAGGCAGGATACCGGAGAGCCGTCTCGATATATCGGTCAGACGTATTCTACTCATGAAAGAACGATTGGGCCTATTTGAGTCACCGACCCATTTCAAGGACCACGATTATAGCAAAGTAGGTTCTGAAGAATTCGATGAGATCAGCTACGAGACAGCCTGTGAAGGCTTGACCCTGTTGAAGAATAAGAGCGATGTCCTGCCCTTGAAAAAGGGAGATCGCGTTTTGGTCACCGGTCCATCAGCTGATTCACACACCATGCTTAATGGAGCTTGGACCCGCACTTGGCAAGGGACAGATGCCCAGTATGATGATACCACCAAGTTGACAATTCAAGAAGCATTGATGATCAGCGAGGACATAGATGCACAATTCATTCCATTGGCCACACTGGACTCTTTGTATACGGAGGATCTCGATCGATTGTCCACCAGCGAGTTCGCTTTTGACAGGATCATTGTCTGTCTCGGAGAACTACCCAGTACTGAGAAACCAGGTGATATCGATGACCTTTCATTGTCTGATTCACAGACCGAGTTGGTCAAGAAGCTAGCAAAACTAGAGACACCTATCATAGCCGTACAGGTATTCAATCGCCCACTCATCGTTTCCGATGTCGAACCTTTGTGTCAAGCCGTATTGATGGCCTATCATCCGGGGGATGAAGGAGGAAGAGCGATAGCTGATGTTCTCACAGGGGAGGTCAATCCTTCCGGTAGATTGCCGATCACCTATCCGCGCTATGTGAACTCACTGCTCACATATGACCACAAGCGTACCGAGCAGGTCGGCAGGGATTTCTCTTGGAACGCCTTCGACCCACAATGGCATTTTGGTCATGGGCTCTCGTATTCGAATTGTACGTATAGCGATATCCGTATGGACCGGACCCTTTTCCGCATGGGAGAGGTCGATGAAGCTCAATTGACAGTCAAGATGACCTTGAAGAATACTGATGCGGATAGAGAACACAAAGAGGTGGTTCAAGTATATGTGACGGATAAAGTGGCAAGTATCACTCCATCCGTCAAACGTTTGCGAGCATTTTCCAAGGTCGTTCTCGCACCAGGAGAAGAAAAGGAAGTTTCAATCGATATACCTCTGAAGGACCTGTCTTTCATAGGCAAAGACCTCGAACCTATAGTCGAACCAGGAGTGTTCGTATTGCAGGTCGGAGATGAGAGCTTTGAAATAAATCTTGCGCAATGAGGAATCT comes from Flavobacteriales bacterium and encodes:
- a CDS encoding beta-glucosidase; protein product: MINRIPKHIALFVVLFQLVGCTVQKTFAQEGETDRIDRLISAMTIEEKVGQMTQLNIDVISKGEIYNLAEPHELDEGKLRHAIVDKHVGSLLNVGGHAYSLDHWQDIITDIQKMAVKKGSHGIPIVYGIDAIHGANYLLEGTLLPQPLAQAATWNPDLVREGARITAYETRASGIPWNFSPVLDLGRQPLWSRIFETYGEDVHLATEMGEAAIRGYQGDDPAHPERVAACMKHFLGYSWPFSGKDRTPVYIHERQLREYYLPTFERAIEANALSVMINSGELNGIPVHADHDILTTLLRDELGFDGVAVTDWEDIMKLRDNHWVAVDLKEAVYMAVMAGIDMSMTPNDYSFTDLLIELVNEGRIPESRLDISVRRILLMKERLGLFESPTHFKDHDYSKVGSEEFDEISYETACEGLTLLKNKSDVLPLKKGDRVLVTGPSADSHTMLNGAWTRTWQGTDAQYDDTTKLTIQEALMISEDIDAQFIPLATLDSLYTEDLDRLSTSEFAFDRIIVCLGELPSTEKPGDIDDLSLSDSQTELVKKLAKLETPIIAVQVFNRPLIVSDVEPLCQAVLMAYHPGDEGGRAIADVLTGEVNPSGRLPITYPRYVNSLLTYDHKRTEQVGRDFSWNAFDPQWHFGHGLSYSNCTYSDIRMDRTLFRMGEVDEAQLTVKMTLKNTDADREHKEVVQVYVTDKVASITPSVKRLRAFSKVVLAPGEEKEVSIDIPLKDLSFIGKDLEPIVEPGVFVLQVGDESFEINLAQ